Proteins from one Athalia rosae chromosome 8, iyAthRosa1.1, whole genome shotgun sequence genomic window:
- the LOC105686426 gene encoding uncharacterized protein LOC105686426 translates to MTSAQFNGKDETLAESIGRRNSIPIIHARGTHYEIGFDIGRTFASLIQNYVKNYSPLNDVSLPLYETDAGRKVYEETLDCVREQFPQYLREIQGTADGAKVPFHKLFLMHLDEIVPSATTGSYGTTQAVGCSSIVCNQPGQEILGHTEDALGATLNHWYLVSAHVVEEGLREEKFTSLSYAGFLPGYTMGYNHHGLVYSINTLSAKKLRSGKTPRYFITRSLLGVENFVQAQKTLRNEGYGAAEGFSVNMTFLTQEGDRMFHNAEVGPVEPNATESQLSVLTASPGEQFFHCNKYLRLRVSEDDGPIIPSSEHRMAAISRHPPAKTRQDIINILGDQTDNEYRVFQEFGPDDPIKTIAVGIFDCIEKTWSIYTDNPKTNDPVVVISLQLNNNNTINVSKNPTPVIGN, encoded by the exons ATGACATCCGCTCAGTTCAACGGAAAGGACGAAACGCTGGCGGAGAGCATCGGCCGTCGAAATTCCATCCCGATCATTCACGCCCGGGGAACCCACTACGAAATCGGTTTCGACATT GGACGGACGTTCGCTAGCCTGATTCAAAACTACGTGAAGAATTACAGCCCGTTGAACGACGTTTCGTTGCCCTTGTACGAAACCGATGCGGGGCGCAAAGTTTACGAGGAGACGCTGGACTGCGTTAGGGAACAGTTCCCGCAGTACCTGAGGGAAATTCAGGGGACCGCCGACGGGGCGAAGGTCCCGTTCCACAAG CTGTTCCTGATGCACTTGGACGAAATCGTTCCGAGCGCTACGACCGGCTCCTACGGAACTACGCAGGCCGTCGGCTGCTCCTCCATCGTCTGCAACCAACCCGGACAG GAAATCTTGGGGCACACCGAGGACGCCCTTGGCGCCACGCTGAACCACTGGTATCTGGTGTCCGCGCACGTCGTCGAAGAGGGTCTGAGGGAGGAGAAGTTCACCTCCTTGTCCTACGCCGGTTTCCTGCCCGGCTACACGATGGGCTACAATCACCACGGCCTGGTGTACAGCATCAACACCCTTAGCGCCAAGAAGCTGAGGTCCGGCAAGACTC CCAGGTACTTCATAACCCGCTCTCTGCTCGGGGTTGAAAACTTTGTGCAAGCGCAGAAGACCCTCAGGAACGAGGGGTACGGGGCGGCGGAGGGCTTCTCGGTGAACATGACCTTTCTAACGCAGGAGGGTGACAGGATGTTCCACAACGCAGAGGTGGGCCCCGTAGAGCCCAACGCCACCGAGTCCCAGCTGAGTGTCCTCACCGCCAGCCCCGGAGAGCAGTTCTTCCACTGCAACAA GTACCTGAGACTGCGTGTCTCAGAAGACGACGGTCCCATCATCCCGAGCAGCGAGCACAGGATGGCTGCAATCTCGCGTCACCCTCCGGCAAAGACTCGCCAGGACATAATAAACATTTTGGGGGACCAGACCGACAACGAGTACAGAGTTTTCCAGGAGTTTGGACCCGACGACCCGATCAAGACCATCGCCGTTG GAATATTTGACTGCATCGAGAAGACCTGGTCTATTTACACGGACAATCCGAAGACCAACGACCCTGTGGTGGTCATATCGCTACAGCTGAATAACAACAATACGATCAACGTTTCAAAAAATCCAACCCCCGTAATCGGGAACTAG